One Solanum lycopersicum chromosome 2, SLM_r2.1 genomic region harbors:
- the LOC101261382 gene encoding protein PLASTID MOVEMENT IMPAIRED 2, whose protein sequence is MKESLGSSVKAAIDLYKGNSAMNQSSITKSLEKPYARTSQLHIAKRDMGRLGESRKVAEVEKAQAETELLDARKMVKELSSRIEELNSRLSVQNQDMEKLKTAKRGGNWGMPLRNHQNNQHSKVVAELVYAKEDLIKLKQDMASIVEEKRRAEQDIETSNLKMQSFASKVEALRKEVEELNEELVLVELARIEAIKEYRAIEAQRREDAEKHSAAMEENRKKINDMVQEIQISQELQEKLASTTSDVQVLQSELEQVKEMDRWTQRNEILRFGSDSLDKDLSLLQSLKQDLETAKNELASIKRDSFQFMGSMDVVRNELKCISEESARLKKKGNKADSTIQNLNTKLLRAKAKLEAASHNEGKATSIASSLLLSLEQLTNEAEESEKERDNAIEEAAKVEEEIQKTQSETVLAEERWEAAIQELETIKSSEATVLRNLKRLTDVTMKSRASASTSTITISRFEYEYLKGRAGQAVEIADKKVEAAEAWVKALQASEKEISMKTEVIRKEIQELKMEEEQKGLKMEHSPSVRMLVDMQLQKWEEIHGKDLEQSPNSSRTKSNSISGKMTPARRAKFRKSASPAPRTPRASSFAVRRRRKVIPNIAKLFISKSNDENL, encoded by the exons ATGAAAGAGAGCTTAGGGTCATCAGTTAAGGCAGCCATTGATTTGTACAAAGGAAATTCTGCAATGAACCAATCCTCAATTACCAAGTCTTTAGAG AAGCCATATGCAAGAACCAGCCAACTTCACATAGCAAAAAGGGACATGGGACGACTGGGTGAGAGCAGAAAAGTTGCAGAGGTAGAAAAAGCCCAAGCAGAAACTGAGCTTTTGGACGCGAGAAAGATGGTGAAGGAGCTAAGTTCAAGGATAGAAGAGTTGAATTCAAGATTAAGTGTCCAGAATCAAGATATGGAGAAACTAAAGACGGCAAAAAGAGGGGGAAATTGGGGGATGCCACTTCGCAATCATCAGAATAATCAGCACTCCAAAGTAGTAGCAGAGTTGGTATATGCAAAAGAAGATCTGATTAAGCTTAAACAAGATATGGCTTCTATCgtagaagaaaaaagaagggCAGAGCAAGATATAGAAACCTCTAATTTGAAAATGCAATCTTTTGCAAGCAAAGTAGAAGCGTTAAGGAAGGAAGTTGAGGAACTTAATGAAGAGCTCGTGCTAGTTGAGCTAGCTCGAATAGAGGCAATCAAAGAATACAGAGCAATTGAAGCTCAAAGAAGGGAAGACGCCGAGAAACATTCAGCAGCAATGGAGGAGAACAGGAAGAAAATTAATGACATGGTCCAAGAAATTCAGATATCACAAGAGCTACAAGAAAAGCTGGCCTCGACAACTTCAGATGTCCAAGTTTTGCAAAGTGAATTGGAGCAAGTCAAGGAAATGGACAGGTGGACTCAGAGAAACGAAATTTTGAGGTTCGGATCTGATTCCCTGGACAAAGACTTATCTTTGTTGCAGTCATTGAAACAAGACTTGGAGACAGCAAAGAATGAATTAGCTTCCATTAAAAGAGACAGCTTTCAGTTCATGGGTTCAATGGACGTTGTGAGGAATGAGCTCAAATGCATCTCAGAGGAATCAGCTCGATTAAAGAAAAAGGGTAACAAGGCAGACTCGACAATTCAGAACCTCAACACGAAGCTTCTGAGGGCAAAAGCCAAACTGGAAGCTGCATCCCACAATGAAGGAAAAGCAACCTCTATTGCTTCAAGTTTATTACTCAGTCTTGAACAATTGACAAATGAAGCTGAAGAATCTGAGAAAGAAAGAGACAATGCCATTGAGGAAGCTGCAAAAGTCGAAGAAGAAATACAGAAAACACAATCTGAAACAGTGTTGGCCGAGGAAAGATGGGAAGCTGCAATACAAGAGCTTGAAACAATCAAATCATCAGAAGCTACTGTCCTAAGAAACCTAAAAAGACTTACTGATGTAACTATGAAAAGTAGAGCATCCGCTTCCACCTCCACAATAACTATTTCCAGATTTGAGTATGAGTACTTAAAAGGACGTGCAGGACAGGCAGTTGAAATTGCTGATAAGAAAGTTGAAGCAGCTGAGGCTTGGGTAAAAGCTTTGCAAGCAAGTGAAAAGGAGATCTCAATGAAGACAGAGGTCATCAGAAAGGAAATCCAAGAGCTTAAGATGGAAGAAGAGCAAAAAGGCCTGAAAATGGAGCATTCACCTTCCGTAAGAATGTTGGTCGATATGCAGTTGCAGAAATGGGAGGAGATACATGGAAAAGACCTGGAGCAATCTCCGAACAGTTCACGTACAAAATCCAACTCAATAAGTGGAAAAATGACACCAGCTAGACGAGCTAAGTTCAGAAAGTCAGCATCTCCTGCACCTCGAACACCTAGAGCTTCTTCCTTCGCGGTTAGGAGAAGAAGAAAGGTAATACCAAACATAGCTAAGTTATTTATTAGCAAGAGCAATGATGAAAACCTGTAA
- the LOC101261085 gene encoding protein PAL OF QUIRKY translates to MDPPSPAPPSTATDSLLDLPPLPTPTTKVRLLCSYGGQIVQRPHDKTLCYAGGENRVVAVDRRTTISSLSALLAHLSRTLYGNRPFYLKYQLPDEELDSLISVTTDEDLQNMLEEHDRTTTASVTSSRIRLFLFPVKPESLGSALLDSKADSWFSDALNNTWIARRGQSTDSGFGHELIGFENLGGSNSVVSSEGQGDNLSAIGGSAGDAKQTLDFGGGSVPESMVLETSSSFGSTSSSISMSNMPAIGVQAEDGGVNLQDKRVRVPSSSASIESDSIMGGAGFQPKVGIHQEPLIQVMSSMASHSLFEAEGSNASPSLIQTPKMVQVSGYPLPQTLDGKQPQPGIQYVHGGACYVPHYPSGPLPVSSCYPFYQVPMQQPQQTPYPLNQQYPIYLVPVQQMQSHSMSVLPNINHAAVMASNRPPLHSQSVINPPSVAYKEVMAAQSVPESGPKVYTTVPTASLPISAPSQTQQQYTVLPEPQLTSQPVSTASVPAANDANEFDDDLAYNQIYKSQPPPPSFISQCQTITKGAAVLLSESSMQMHSNNVMNQAPSHPQ, encoded by the exons ATGGACCCACCATCACCGGCTCCGCCGTCTACCGCCACCGATTCCCTCTTGGACTTACCACCTCTTCCCACTCCGACCACCAAGGTCCGCCTTTTATGCAGTTATGGTGGACAAATAGTTCAACGTCCTCACGATAAAACTCTTTGTTATGCCGGCGGTGAAAACCGTGTGGTCGCCGTCGACCGTCGTACCACCATTTCTTCACTCTCCGCGCTTTTAGCCCATCTTTCTCGTACCCTTTACGGTAATCGTCCATTTTATCTCAAATACCAGCTTCCTGACGAGGAACTTGACTCTCTCATCTCCGTTACCACCGATGAGGACTTACAGAACATGCTTGAAGAACACGATAGGACCACCACTGCGTCTGTTACATCTTCTCGTATCAGATTATTCCTCTTTCCCGTCAAACCCGAATCGTTGGGTTCGGCCCTACTTGATTCTAAAGCTGATTCTTGGTTTTCTGATGCTTTGAATAATACCTGGATCGCTAGAAGGGGACAATCAACTGATTCGGGCTTTGGTCATGAGTTAATCGGTTTTGAAAATTTGGGTGGGTCCAATTCCGTTGTTTCTTCAGAGGGACAAGGTGATAATTTGAGTGCAATCGGAGGGAGTGCTGGAGATGCCAAGCAAACATTGGATTTTGGTGGTGGTTCAGTGCCCGAGTCTATGGTTTTGGAGACGAGCTCTTCATTTGGGTCGACCAGTTCTTCCATTTCTATGTCTAATATGCCTGCTATTGGAGTTCAAGCCGAGGATGGTGGCGTCAATTTGCAGGACAAAAGAGTGAGAGTGCCCTCATCATCAGCTTCAATAGAGag CGATAGTATCATGGGAGGTGCGGGTTTTCAACCTAAAGTTGGAATTCACCAAGAACCACTTATTCAAGTTATGTCCAGTATGGCCTCCCACAGTCTCTTCGAAGCAGAAGGCTCCAATGCCAGTCCCTCTCTCATTCAGACGCCAAAAATGGTTCAGGTTTCTGGGTATCCACTACCTCAGACATTGGATGGGAAGCAGCCCCAACCTGGAATTCAGTATGTTCATGGCGGTGCCTGTTATGTACCTCATTATCCTAGCGGTCCTCTGCCAGTATCATCCTGTTATCCATTTTATCAGGTTCCCATGCAGCAGCCACAACAAACTCCTTATCCTCTGAATCAACAATACCCAATATACTTGGTTCCTGTGCAGCAAATGCAATCTCACAGTATGTCAGTACTGCCCAACATTAATCATGCAGCAGTGATGGCGTCCAATCGGCCACCCTTGCATTCACAAAGTGTCATAAACCCTCCATCAGTAGCTTATAAGGAGGTCATGGCGGCTCAATCAGTGCCTGAGTCAGGTCCAAAAGTGTACACGACTGTCCCAACAGCATCACTACCCATTAGTGCGCCTTCTCAGACTCAGCAACAATATACTGTCCTTCCTGAACCACAGCTTACTTCCCAACCTGTCTCAACTGCATCAGTTCCTGCTGCAAATGATGCAAATGAGTTTGACGATGATCTTGCATACAATCAGATATATAAATCTCAGCCTCCTCCACCTTCTTTCATTTCCCAGTGCCAAACCATTACAAAGGGGGCGGCAGTATTACTGTCAGAGTCTTCCATGCAGATGCACAGTAACAATGTCATGAACCAGGCACCATCACATCCTCAGTGA
- the LOC101260497 gene encoding lipid phosphate phosphatase 2 isoform X3, translating to MNFRCFSQSQNGLSQRLETSAGFSQLFRPLIAHKKHQQGRMRDAQPGSHTVSVRSHGVTVASYTVRSHGITVARTHLNDWMILILLLGIVVLLNVIHPFYRFVGKDMMEDLKYPLKSNTVPFWAVPVYAVLLPMVVFLLIYFRRRDVYDLHHAILGLLFSVVVTAVITGAIKDAVGRPRPDFFWRCFPDGKEVYDKWGDVVCHGDKNVVREGHKSFPSGHTSLSFAGLGFLSLYLSGKIQVFDCRGHVAKLCLVLLPLLLASLVAISRVDDYWHHWQDVFAGGLIGLVVATLCYLQFFPPPYNDQGWATYAYFRMLEESQGAVETSNGENANANNTCNAEVQIGSQPNHRNNNTFTGISLSGDSGPTAEDLESGRR from the exons ATG AATTTCAGATGCTTTTCGCAGTCTCAG AACGGATTAAGTCAAAGGTTGGAAACTTCTGCTGGATTTTCTCAACTGTTCCGGCCGTTGATAGCCCACAAGAAACACCAG CAGGGTAGAATGAGGGATGCCCAGCCTGGATCACATACTGTGAGCGTGAGGTCTCATGGTGTGACGGTTGCATCATATACAGTGAGGTCCCATGGTATAACAGTGGCAAGGACTCATTTAAATGACTGGATGATCCTAATACTACTTTTGGGGATAGTTGTCCTTCTGAATGTTATCCATCCGTTTTACCggtttgttgggaaagacatgATGGAAGACCTCAAGTATCCTTTAAAAAGTAATACTGTACCTTTTTGGGCTGTGCCA GTGTATGCTGTTCTGCTGCCTATGGTTGTATTTCTGCTCATTTATTTTCGGCGAAGAGATGTCTATGATCTTCATCATGCCATACTGG GCCTTTTGTTCTCTGTTGTGGTAACAGCTGTTATCACAGGTGCTATAAAAGATGCAGTTGGAAGGCCTAGGCCAGACTTCTTCTGGCGCTGTTTTCCAGATGGAAAGGAA GTTTACGATAAATGGGGAGATGTTGTATGCCATGGTGACAAAAATGTTGTCAGGGAAGGGCATAAAAGTTTTCCAAGTGGTCATACCTCCT TGTCCTTTGCTGGTCTTGGCTTTCTATCGCTTTATTTATCTGGCAAGATACAAGTCTTTGACTGTAGAGGACATGTTGCTAAACTGTGTCTCGTATTACTTCCACTTCTTCTTGCATCTCTGGTTGCCATTTCTCGGGTGGATGACTATTGGCATCATTGGCAGGATGTGTTTGCTGGAGGTCTGATTG GTCTAGTAGTTGCAACATTATGCTATTTGCAGTTCTTCCCACCTCCATATAATGATCAAG GCTGGGCGACCTATGCTTACTTCCGTATGCTGGAGGAGTCCCAGGGAGCTGTAGAAACATCTAATGGTGAAAATGCCAACGCAAATAATACATGCAACGCAGAGGTTCAAATAGGAAGTCAACCTAACCATAGAAACAACAACACATTTACGGGCATTTCCTTGTCCGGAGATTCTGGTCCAACCGCGGAAGATCTGGAATCTGGGAGGAGGTAG
- the LOC101260497 gene encoding lipid phosphate phosphatase 2 isoform X4, translating into MNFRCFSQSQNGLSQRLETSAGFSQLFRPLIAHKKHQGRMRDAQPGSHTVSVRSHGVTVASYTVRSHGITVARTHLNDWMILILLLGIVVLLNVIHPFYRFVGKDMMEDLKYPLKSNTVPFWAVPVYAVLLPMVVFLLIYFRRRDVYDLHHAILGLLFSVVVTAVITGAIKDAVGRPRPDFFWRCFPDGKEVYDKWGDVVCHGDKNVVREGHKSFPSGHTSLSFAGLGFLSLYLSGKIQVFDCRGHVAKLCLVLLPLLLASLVAISRVDDYWHHWQDVFAGGLIGLVVATLCYLQFFPPPYNDQGWATYAYFRMLEESQGAVETSNGENANANNTCNAEVQIGSQPNHRNNNTFTGISLSGDSGPTAEDLESGRR; encoded by the exons ATG AATTTCAGATGCTTTTCGCAGTCTCAG AACGGATTAAGTCAAAGGTTGGAAACTTCTGCTGGATTTTCTCAACTGTTCCGGCCGTTGATAGCCCACAAGAAACACCAG GGTAGAATGAGGGATGCCCAGCCTGGATCACATACTGTGAGCGTGAGGTCTCATGGTGTGACGGTTGCATCATATACAGTGAGGTCCCATGGTATAACAGTGGCAAGGACTCATTTAAATGACTGGATGATCCTAATACTACTTTTGGGGATAGTTGTCCTTCTGAATGTTATCCATCCGTTTTACCggtttgttgggaaagacatgATGGAAGACCTCAAGTATCCTTTAAAAAGTAATACTGTACCTTTTTGGGCTGTGCCA GTGTATGCTGTTCTGCTGCCTATGGTTGTATTTCTGCTCATTTATTTTCGGCGAAGAGATGTCTATGATCTTCATCATGCCATACTGG GCCTTTTGTTCTCTGTTGTGGTAACAGCTGTTATCACAGGTGCTATAAAAGATGCAGTTGGAAGGCCTAGGCCAGACTTCTTCTGGCGCTGTTTTCCAGATGGAAAGGAA GTTTACGATAAATGGGGAGATGTTGTATGCCATGGTGACAAAAATGTTGTCAGGGAAGGGCATAAAAGTTTTCCAAGTGGTCATACCTCCT TGTCCTTTGCTGGTCTTGGCTTTCTATCGCTTTATTTATCTGGCAAGATACAAGTCTTTGACTGTAGAGGACATGTTGCTAAACTGTGTCTCGTATTACTTCCACTTCTTCTTGCATCTCTGGTTGCCATTTCTCGGGTGGATGACTATTGGCATCATTGGCAGGATGTGTTTGCTGGAGGTCTGATTG GTCTAGTAGTTGCAACATTATGCTATTTGCAGTTCTTCCCACCTCCATATAATGATCAAG GCTGGGCGACCTATGCTTACTTCCGTATGCTGGAGGAGTCCCAGGGAGCTGTAGAAACATCTAATGGTGAAAATGCCAACGCAAATAATACATGCAACGCAGAGGTTCAAATAGGAAGTCAACCTAACCATAGAAACAACAACACATTTACGGGCATTTCCTTGTCCGGAGATTCTGGTCCAACCGCGGAAGATCTGGAATCTGGGAGGAGGTAG
- the LOC101260497 gene encoding lipid phosphate phosphatase 2 isoform X1, with protein MPWWDLRSVFVFKNFRCFSQSQNGLSQRLETSAGFSQLFRPLIAHKKHQQGRMRDAQPGSHTVSVRSHGVTVASYTVRSHGITVARTHLNDWMILILLLGIVVLLNVIHPFYRFVGKDMMEDLKYPLKSNTVPFWAVPVYAVLLPMVVFLLIYFRRRDVYDLHHAILGLLFSVVVTAVITGAIKDAVGRPRPDFFWRCFPDGKEVYDKWGDVVCHGDKNVVREGHKSFPSGHTSLSFAGLGFLSLYLSGKIQVFDCRGHVAKLCLVLLPLLLASLVAISRVDDYWHHWQDVFAGGLIGLVVATLCYLQFFPPPYNDQGWATYAYFRMLEESQGAVETSNGENANANNTCNAEVQIGSQPNHRNNNTFTGISLSGDSGPTAEDLESGRR; from the exons ATGCCATGGTGGGATTTGAGATCTGTTTTCGTTTTCAAGAATTTCAGATGCTTTTCGCAGTCTCAG AACGGATTAAGTCAAAGGTTGGAAACTTCTGCTGGATTTTCTCAACTGTTCCGGCCGTTGATAGCCCACAAGAAACACCAG CAGGGTAGAATGAGGGATGCCCAGCCTGGATCACATACTGTGAGCGTGAGGTCTCATGGTGTGACGGTTGCATCATATACAGTGAGGTCCCATGGTATAACAGTGGCAAGGACTCATTTAAATGACTGGATGATCCTAATACTACTTTTGGGGATAGTTGTCCTTCTGAATGTTATCCATCCGTTTTACCggtttgttgggaaagacatgATGGAAGACCTCAAGTATCCTTTAAAAAGTAATACTGTACCTTTTTGGGCTGTGCCA GTGTATGCTGTTCTGCTGCCTATGGTTGTATTTCTGCTCATTTATTTTCGGCGAAGAGATGTCTATGATCTTCATCATGCCATACTGG GCCTTTTGTTCTCTGTTGTGGTAACAGCTGTTATCACAGGTGCTATAAAAGATGCAGTTGGAAGGCCTAGGCCAGACTTCTTCTGGCGCTGTTTTCCAGATGGAAAGGAA GTTTACGATAAATGGGGAGATGTTGTATGCCATGGTGACAAAAATGTTGTCAGGGAAGGGCATAAAAGTTTTCCAAGTGGTCATACCTCCT TGTCCTTTGCTGGTCTTGGCTTTCTATCGCTTTATTTATCTGGCAAGATACAAGTCTTTGACTGTAGAGGACATGTTGCTAAACTGTGTCTCGTATTACTTCCACTTCTTCTTGCATCTCTGGTTGCCATTTCTCGGGTGGATGACTATTGGCATCATTGGCAGGATGTGTTTGCTGGAGGTCTGATTG GTCTAGTAGTTGCAACATTATGCTATTTGCAGTTCTTCCCACCTCCATATAATGATCAAG GCTGGGCGACCTATGCTTACTTCCGTATGCTGGAGGAGTCCCAGGGAGCTGTAGAAACATCTAATGGTGAAAATGCCAACGCAAATAATACATGCAACGCAGAGGTTCAAATAGGAAGTCAACCTAACCATAGAAACAACAACACATTTACGGGCATTTCCTTGTCCGGAGATTCTGGTCCAACCGCGGAAGATCTGGAATCTGGGAGGAGGTAG
- the LOC101260497 gene encoding lipid phosphate phosphatase 2 isoform X2, with amino-acid sequence MPWWDLRSVFVFKNFRCFSQSQNGLSQRLETSAGFSQLFRPLIAHKKHQGRMRDAQPGSHTVSVRSHGVTVASYTVRSHGITVARTHLNDWMILILLLGIVVLLNVIHPFYRFVGKDMMEDLKYPLKSNTVPFWAVPVYAVLLPMVVFLLIYFRRRDVYDLHHAILGLLFSVVVTAVITGAIKDAVGRPRPDFFWRCFPDGKEVYDKWGDVVCHGDKNVVREGHKSFPSGHTSLSFAGLGFLSLYLSGKIQVFDCRGHVAKLCLVLLPLLLASLVAISRVDDYWHHWQDVFAGGLIGLVVATLCYLQFFPPPYNDQGWATYAYFRMLEESQGAVETSNGENANANNTCNAEVQIGSQPNHRNNNTFTGISLSGDSGPTAEDLESGRR; translated from the exons ATGCCATGGTGGGATTTGAGATCTGTTTTCGTTTTCAAGAATTTCAGATGCTTTTCGCAGTCTCAG AACGGATTAAGTCAAAGGTTGGAAACTTCTGCTGGATTTTCTCAACTGTTCCGGCCGTTGATAGCCCACAAGAAACACCAG GGTAGAATGAGGGATGCCCAGCCTGGATCACATACTGTGAGCGTGAGGTCTCATGGTGTGACGGTTGCATCATATACAGTGAGGTCCCATGGTATAACAGTGGCAAGGACTCATTTAAATGACTGGATGATCCTAATACTACTTTTGGGGATAGTTGTCCTTCTGAATGTTATCCATCCGTTTTACCggtttgttgggaaagacatgATGGAAGACCTCAAGTATCCTTTAAAAAGTAATACTGTACCTTTTTGGGCTGTGCCA GTGTATGCTGTTCTGCTGCCTATGGTTGTATTTCTGCTCATTTATTTTCGGCGAAGAGATGTCTATGATCTTCATCATGCCATACTGG GCCTTTTGTTCTCTGTTGTGGTAACAGCTGTTATCACAGGTGCTATAAAAGATGCAGTTGGAAGGCCTAGGCCAGACTTCTTCTGGCGCTGTTTTCCAGATGGAAAGGAA GTTTACGATAAATGGGGAGATGTTGTATGCCATGGTGACAAAAATGTTGTCAGGGAAGGGCATAAAAGTTTTCCAAGTGGTCATACCTCCT TGTCCTTTGCTGGTCTTGGCTTTCTATCGCTTTATTTATCTGGCAAGATACAAGTCTTTGACTGTAGAGGACATGTTGCTAAACTGTGTCTCGTATTACTTCCACTTCTTCTTGCATCTCTGGTTGCCATTTCTCGGGTGGATGACTATTGGCATCATTGGCAGGATGTGTTTGCTGGAGGTCTGATTG GTCTAGTAGTTGCAACATTATGCTATTTGCAGTTCTTCCCACCTCCATATAATGATCAAG GCTGGGCGACCTATGCTTACTTCCGTATGCTGGAGGAGTCCCAGGGAGCTGTAGAAACATCTAATGGTGAAAATGCCAACGCAAATAATACATGCAACGCAGAGGTTCAAATAGGAAGTCAACCTAACCATAGAAACAACAACACATTTACGGGCATTTCCTTGTCCGGAGATTCTGGTCCAACCGCGGAAGATCTGGAATCTGGGAGGAGGTAG
- the LOC101260497 gene encoding lipid phosphate phosphatase 2 isoform X5: protein MRDAQPGSHTVSVRSHGVTVASYTVRSHGITVARTHLNDWMILILLLGIVVLLNVIHPFYRFVGKDMMEDLKYPLKSNTVPFWAVPVYAVLLPMVVFLLIYFRRRDVYDLHHAILGLLFSVVVTAVITGAIKDAVGRPRPDFFWRCFPDGKEVYDKWGDVVCHGDKNVVREGHKSFPSGHTSLSFAGLGFLSLYLSGKIQVFDCRGHVAKLCLVLLPLLLASLVAISRVDDYWHHWQDVFAGGLIGLVVATLCYLQFFPPPYNDQGWATYAYFRMLEESQGAVETSNGENANANNTCNAEVQIGSQPNHRNNNTFTGISLSGDSGPTAEDLESGRR from the exons ATGAGGGATGCCCAGCCTGGATCACATACTGTGAGCGTGAGGTCTCATGGTGTGACGGTTGCATCATATACAGTGAGGTCCCATGGTATAACAGTGGCAAGGACTCATTTAAATGACTGGATGATCCTAATACTACTTTTGGGGATAGTTGTCCTTCTGAATGTTATCCATCCGTTTTACCggtttgttgggaaagacatgATGGAAGACCTCAAGTATCCTTTAAAAAGTAATACTGTACCTTTTTGGGCTGTGCCA GTGTATGCTGTTCTGCTGCCTATGGTTGTATTTCTGCTCATTTATTTTCGGCGAAGAGATGTCTATGATCTTCATCATGCCATACTGG GCCTTTTGTTCTCTGTTGTGGTAACAGCTGTTATCACAGGTGCTATAAAAGATGCAGTTGGAAGGCCTAGGCCAGACTTCTTCTGGCGCTGTTTTCCAGATGGAAAGGAA GTTTACGATAAATGGGGAGATGTTGTATGCCATGGTGACAAAAATGTTGTCAGGGAAGGGCATAAAAGTTTTCCAAGTGGTCATACCTCCT TGTCCTTTGCTGGTCTTGGCTTTCTATCGCTTTATTTATCTGGCAAGATACAAGTCTTTGACTGTAGAGGACATGTTGCTAAACTGTGTCTCGTATTACTTCCACTTCTTCTTGCATCTCTGGTTGCCATTTCTCGGGTGGATGACTATTGGCATCATTGGCAGGATGTGTTTGCTGGAGGTCTGATTG GTCTAGTAGTTGCAACATTATGCTATTTGCAGTTCTTCCCACCTCCATATAATGATCAAG GCTGGGCGACCTATGCTTACTTCCGTATGCTGGAGGAGTCCCAGGGAGCTGTAGAAACATCTAATGGTGAAAATGCCAACGCAAATAATACATGCAACGCAGAGGTTCAAATAGGAAGTCAACCTAACCATAGAAACAACAACACATTTACGGGCATTTCCTTGTCCGGAGATTCTGGTCCAACCGCGGAAGATCTGGAATCTGGGAGGAGGTAG
- the LOC101260784 gene encoding uncharacterized protein gives MQDKTLRLNGFAYRKADNKNSLWKLKGINLNGKRGKRDDKLQSVTDFIQENSRKLEEATSGPGGGFGIGCGVGVGLGAIGGLGLGGSDWNHLKLVFGVGMGCGLGIGFGYGQGIGVGFSWEEFKSRFFESKRSSRKPFVIQI, from the coding sequence ATGCAGGACAAAACCCTTCGCCTCAATGGTTTTGCCTATCGGAAAGCTGACAACAAGAATTCTCTTTGGAAGTTGAAGGGCATTAATCTCAACGGAAAAAGGGGGAAACGTGACGACAAGCTACAATCTGTAACAGATTTCATCCAAGAGAACAGCCGGAAACTAGAAGAAGCAACATCAGGGCCAGGCGGCGGTTTCGGAATTGGCTGTGGCGTCGGTGTGGGTCTAGGAGCAATTGGTGGTCTAGGGTTAGGTGGTTCCGATTGGAACCATCTCAAACTCGTTTTCGGAGTGGGTATGGGTTGTGGTCTTGGTATCGGCTTCGGGTATGGCCAAGGAATTGGTGTTGGCTTTTCTTGGGAAGAATTTAAGTCTAGATTTTTTGAATCCAAAAGGAGTTCCAGAAAGCCCTTTGTAATTCAAATCTGA